GGGAACGATGGAACGATTTGGGCTGGGCTACGATACGCTTTATGAACTAAATCCGCGTATTGTCTATTGTTCGATTACAGGTTTTGGTGAAACTGGCCCGAGTCGCGACATGCCTGGTTATGATTTTATTATCCAAGCAATGAGCGGCCTCATGAGCATCACCGGAACAAAGGAGTCCGGTCCGCAAAAATCTGGCGTTGCCATTACAGATGTTTTGACCGGCTTGTATGCATGTATTGGGATTCAGGCCGCTTTGCTAGAACGCGTGCAATCGGGGATTGGCCAGAAATTAGATATCGCTTTGTATGATACCGCGGTTAGCGCATTAGTGAATATCGGAAGTAACTACTTGATGTCTGAAGCAATCCCGACCGCGCTAGGCAATGAACATGCGAATATTGTTCCGTATCAGACATTCAGAACATTTGATGGTGAAATGGTCATTGCGGTTGGAAATGACAACCAGTTTAAAGCGCTCTGTCATGTACTTGGCGAATCAGAAATTGCAATGGATGACCGATTTAAGAGGAACCGGGAACGTGTGAAGTTTCGGGCGGAATTAATTCCAAAGCTTCAGGAGGTTTTTGTGACG
This genomic window from Sporosarcina sp. Marseille-Q4063 contains:
- a CDS encoding CaiB/BaiF CoA-transferase family protein, yielding MAGALNTIKVLDLSRVLAGPYCTMILGDLGAEVIKVEAPNGSDETRGWGPPFKNDVSAYYLTANRNKKSITLDLKTEEGVEVVKKLVRESDVVIHNFKTGTMERFGLGYDTLYELNPRIVYCSITGFGETGPSRDMPGYDFIIQAMSGLMSITGTKESGPQKSGVAITDVLTGLYACIGIQAALLERVQSGIGQKLDIALYDTAVSALVNIGSNYLMSEAIPTALGNEHANIVPYQTFRTFDGEMVIAVGNDNQFKALCHVLGESEIAMDDRFKRNRERVKFRAELIPKLQEVFVTKSTAYWQEKCRENNIPSGPIQNLEEVVNDEQLQSRNMFITHDHPTAGSIKMIGSPLKFSRTPVEIKLHPPNPGEHQEEIMDRIGMNKTTN